In a genomic window of Magnolia sinica isolate HGM2019 chromosome 14, MsV1, whole genome shotgun sequence:
- the LOC131224768 gene encoding ATG8-interacting protein 1-like: MKGDESDGEETSSRGNDWEVVSLTASTYAAAPGPKGSESFYDYKNEVVTNDEEKSSPAMFMSSHFVYPPQQHENFPVEPDNNEIHNGLGGEGLDQACGLETVQGDRPGKTVEEDWNIKGYSDGHEIHGIPLFNKVNRNLSFHATEFEEVKALQGLNFAEKEQNEYDTAKFSSFHAETDISGATGYDESTSISESNDPSQLNSDSPLAESESQKGEKEDKHNESVLPCEAWWKRQAVSLYNHAKEGNTFWSVVAAAAFLGLVIYGQRRQHESWQIQQLKWQCSINDEKINQMLGSISWCKDVLVGSNRNGPVIRVSITAATAAAAAEH; this comes from the exons atgaaggGTGATGAGAGTGATGGAGAGGAAACTTCCTCCCGCGGGAACGATTGGGAAGTTGTGTCACTGACTGCATCAACATATGCTGCTGCACCTGGGCCAAAAGGATCCGAGTCGTTCTATGATTACAAGAATGAGGTAGTCACCAACGATGAGGAGAAATCCTCTCCTGCAATGTTCATGTCCAGTCACTTTGTATATCCACCACAACAGCATGAAAATTTTCCAGTGGAGCCTGATAACAATGAAATTCATAATGGACTTGGAGGAGAAGGTTTGGACCAAGCATGTGGGCTGGAGACAGTGCAAGGTGATAGACCTGGCAAAACCGTGGAAGAAGATTGGAAtatcaaaggatattctgatgggCATGAGATACACGGAATTCCTTTATTTAACAAAGTGAACCGGAATCTCTCTTTTCATGCCACAGAATTTGAAGAAGTCAAGGCTTTGCAAGGTCTAAATTTTGCTGAAAAGGAGCAGAATGAATACGATACAGCTAAATTCAGTTCTTTTCATGCCGAAACGGATATAAGTGGAGCAACTGGCTATGATGAAAGCACTTCTATTTCTGAATCCAACGACCCTTCCCAGCTAAATTCAGATTCTCCTTTGGCTGAGTCAGAGTCTCAAAAGGGAGAAAAAGAAGATAAGCATAATGAGTCTGTTCTTCCCTGTGAAGCATGGTGGAAAAGGCAAGCTGTGTCGTTATATAACCATGCAAAGGAGGGAAACACATTTTGGTCTgtcgttgctgctgctgcttttttGGGGCTTGTAATTTATGGGCAGCGGCGGCAACATGAGAGCTGGCAGATTCAGCAACTTAAGTGGCAATGCAGTATCAATGATGAG AAGATAAACCAGATGTTGGGCTCCATCTCATGGTGCAAAGACGTGCTTGTGGGCAGCAACCGGAACGGTCCAGTCATCCGGGTCAGCATTACTGCAGCCACAGCTGCAGCTGCAGCCGagcattga